The following are from one region of the Nitrospiria bacterium genome:
- a CDS encoding response regulator transcription factor: MMGNRLLSLVIIAKEERIPKQIEGSVSGPFQISISFKTSDIEKGLKKLKDLNPKLVLIDLQQVEEEKVAFLLKIHLSHPDSQLLIIPAEFAVNEWLQFLKAGVRAIFEKDFSGKDLALAASVVIQGGIYLGPGRMVQFIEQCANKVKHADEKARDLLTDREIQVLKVLAEGYTVKKAAGILGLSPKTVDTHKANLMRKINIHHRADLIKYALRKKIISLQED, encoded by the coding sequence ATGATGGGTAATCGCCTTTTGTCGTTGGTTATCATAGCCAAAGAGGAGCGGATTCCAAAACAGATTGAAGGTTCAGTATCCGGGCCATTTCAAATTTCCATTTCTTTTAAGACATCGGACATTGAAAAAGGGTTGAAAAAGTTAAAGGATTTAAATCCCAAATTGGTTTTAATTGATTTACAACAGGTGGAGGAAGAGAAGGTCGCATTCCTCCTCAAAATCCATTTATCTCACCCGGACTCTCAACTATTAATCATCCCGGCGGAGTTCGCCGTGAATGAATGGCTTCAGTTTTTAAAAGCGGGTGTGAGAGCTATTTTTGAAAAGGATTTTTCAGGGAAAGATCTGGCCCTTGCGGCATCGGTGGTTATACAAGGTGGAATCTATCTGGGACCCGGCCGAATGGTTCAATTTATTGAGCAATGCGCCAACAAGGTCAAACACGCCGATGAGAAAGCCCGTGACCTGCTGACGGACCGCGAGATTCAGGTGCTCAAGGTTTTGGCTGAAGGGTATACCGTGAAAAAAGCCGCTGGAATTTTGGGATTAAGTCCAAAGACAGTGGATACCCATAAAGCCAATCTGATGCGGAAAATCAATATCCATCACCGGGCTGACCTGATCAAATACGCCCTCCGGAAAAAAATAATCTCCCTTCAGGAAGATTAA
- a CDS encoding rhodanese-like domain-containing protein produces MKSGIFIETRDLNDCLSDSKIRIIDFQSPRKYLKGHIPGAVFLSPESLHNGEIPDGFPFSFEKEKAIFSLLGIHKETRVIG; encoded by the coding sequence ATGAAATCCGGTATCTTCATAGAGACCCGAGATTTAAATGACTGCCTTTCCGATTCAAAAATACGGATTATTGATTTTCAATCCCCCAGAAAATATCTAAAGGGTCATATTCCCGGAGCGGTTTTTTTGAGTCCAGAATCCCTTCATAATGGTGAAATTCCAGATGGTTTTCCTTTCTCTTTTGAAAAAGAAAAAGCCATTTTTTCTCTTTTGGGAATTCATAAGGAAACACGGGTGATTGGGTAG
- a CDS encoding rhodanese-like domain-containing protein yields MEFFGHKKVQVLNGGIRKWIQEGRSLSKETLRVFPHGFLPVPKRKHIANMDWIKRHLGNPNVLLVDARSSNEFNGKKKKGHRVGHLPGAINIDWKKTIDPIKGTLRGSRDLLKLIGKSSPREVVTYCQTGYRASHDYVVARHLGFQKVRVYEGSWQEWGNNPHLPLE; encoded by the coding sequence TTGGAATTTTTTGGACATAAAAAGGTCCAAGTCCTCAATGGAGGAATTCGCAAATGGATTCAGGAAGGGCGATCCCTCTCCAAAGAAACTCTAAGGGTGTTTCCTCATGGATTTTTGCCTGTCCCGAAAAGAAAGCATATTGCCAATATGGATTGGATTAAAAGGCATTTGGGAAACCCGAATGTTTTATTGGTAGATGCCCGGTCATCCAATGAGTTTAATGGAAAGAAAAAAAAAGGGCATCGGGTAGGCCATCTTCCCGGAGCCATTAATATTGATTGGAAAAAAACCATTGATCCAATAAAAGGAACCTTGAGAGGCTCCCGGGACCTATTGAAGTTAATTGGAAAATCCAGCCCAAGAGAGGTGGTGACTTATTGCCAAACTGGTTACCGTGCCTCTCATGATTACGTTGTGGCCCGTCACCTTGGTTTTCAAAAAGTCAGGGTTTACGAGGGATCTTGGCAGGAATGGGGGAATAACCCTCACCTTCCTTTGGAATAA
- the aat gene encoding leucyl/phenylalanyl-tRNA--protein transferase: MSQPLSPELLLWAYQRGLFPMGEEDGSVEWYFPDPRGIFDLERFHIPKRLRQTIRKRVFETRFDHNFEGVMRGCADRPETWINEPIIKVYTALFHMGKAHSVEAYWNKKLVGGIYGVSLGGAFMGESMFSKKTDASKICLVSLVQHLREREFSLFDVQFLNPHLVRFGAHEIPAEIYLKRLHWALKQNCSF, from the coding sequence ATGTCCCAACCACTTTCACCAGAACTCCTCCTTTGGGCTTATCAACGCGGCCTTTTTCCAATGGGCGAAGAGGATGGGTCTGTGGAATGGTATTTTCCAGATCCTCGGGGGATTTTTGATCTTGAACGGTTTCACATTCCCAAACGGCTCAGGCAAACCATTCGGAAAAGGGTATTTGAAACCCGGTTTGACCACAATTTTGAAGGAGTCATGCGTGGGTGCGCGGATCGCCCGGAAACCTGGATCAATGAACCCATTATTAAGGTTTACACTGCACTTTTCCATATGGGAAAAGCCCATTCCGTTGAAGCCTATTGGAACAAAAAATTGGTGGGGGGCATATACGGGGTCAGTTTGGGGGGAGCCTTTATGGGAGAATCCATGTTTTCAAAAAAAACCGATGCCTCTAAAATTTGCCTGGTTTCTCTTGTTCAACACCTCCGAGAAAGAGAATTTTCCCTATTTGATGTTCAATTTTTAAATCCCCATCTGGTACGCTTTGGCGCCCATGAAATACCGGCAGAAATCTACCTCAAACGCCTTCATTGGGCGTTAAAACAAAACTGTTCTTTTTAA
- a CDS encoding PilZ domain-containing protein translates to MDKRFLKRLPFKLFIKYGKEKPSFVGFSIDISKTGIYLKSNIAFSTNTDLVLKVTLPDGKIIGLKGRVVWEKKLPVEGNSPDGIGMGIKITQTDPAYLSFIKEESRKKM, encoded by the coding sequence ATGGATAAACGGTTTTTAAAACGTCTCCCCTTTAAACTCTTTATTAAATATGGAAAAGAAAAACCTTCTTTTGTGGGTTTTTCAATAGACATCTCCAAAACCGGAATTTATCTAAAATCGAATATCGCCTTTTCCACTAATACAGATCTGGTTTTAAAGGTCACCCTTCCCGATGGAAAAATAATTGGCCTGAAAGGAAGAGTGGTCTGGGAAAAAAAACTACCTGTCGAAGGAAACTCACCAGATGGCATAGGCATGGGCATCAAGATTACTCAAACGGACCCCGCCTATTTGAGTTTTATCAAGGAAGAGTCTCGAAAAAAAATGTAA
- a CDS encoding ATP-binding protein produces MGIFSTVDLFLDSKTQFFSGLIEVYHDGRIDFEPLEGKKGFQRKATLYDVPFSGHYYQIYFEDGKPFVHSPSLGDSRMAFSFEKIKKDGQYLETIQSPAGEPLRVFAKTVKVGKIFPKTFHIQTGESLNKTEAFLADLRTKMWIFTPFIILLGGTGAFWIARFSLKPLKAFSKEVSEISATNLKQRLEHQNISQELQELAKSFNATLDRLEEVFTQQKHFISNASHELRTPVTVIKSHCEIPLRRPRTQEEYKEALETIFKNIKNLEDLINKLLTLSRYDQKPFPIQKKKTDIENLLNTIGLMLKPIAEKKGIKMLLPQYSKAVYIDGEKATIGELFTNLIDNAIKYTGRGETVKTNVLENEDRVTIEVIDTGIGIPNPELKNIFERFYRIDPARGKETLDDFSNGHGFGLGLSIAKEIIENHGGKIEVESQFGVGTTFRVSLKKWKD; encoded by the coding sequence ATGGGAATTTTTTCCACAGTTGACCTTTTCTTAGATTCGAAAACCCAATTTTTCAGTGGTTTAATCGAAGTTTATCATGACGGAAGAATAGATTTTGAGCCCTTGGAGGGAAAAAAAGGGTTTCAACGAAAGGCCACCTTATATGATGTCCCTTTCTCAGGGCATTATTATCAGATATATTTTGAAGATGGAAAGCCGTTTGTCCACTCTCCCTCTTTAGGGGATTCAAGAATGGCTTTCTCCTTTGAAAAAATTAAAAAAGATGGCCAATACCTGGAAACCATTCAGAGCCCTGCAGGGGAACCGTTAAGGGTATTTGCAAAAACCGTCAAGGTTGGAAAAATCTTTCCTAAAACCTTCCACATTCAAACGGGAGAGAGCTTGAATAAAACGGAAGCCTTTCTGGCGGACCTTCGAACCAAGATGTGGATCTTCACCCCCTTTATCATTTTATTGGGCGGAACCGGAGCCTTTTGGATTGCCCGATTTTCCCTAAAACCCCTCAAGGCGTTTTCCAAAGAGGTCAGTGAAATCAGCGCCACCAATCTAAAACAACGACTGGAACACCAAAATATCAGCCAAGAACTTCAGGAGTTGGCAAAATCTTTTAACGCAACCTTGGACCGACTTGAGGAGGTTTTTACGCAGCAAAAACATTTTATTTCAAATGCCTCTCATGAATTGAGGACTCCTGTCACTGTAATTAAAAGTCATTGCGAAATCCCTCTCCGAAGGCCCCGTACCCAAGAAGAATATAAAGAAGCCTTGGAAACCATATTTAAGAATATTAAAAACTTAGAGGACCTGATCAATAAACTCCTGACCCTTTCTCGGTATGACCAAAAACCCTTTCCCATCCAAAAGAAGAAGACCGATATCGAAAACCTTCTAAACACAATCGGATTAATGCTTAAACCCATCGCCGAGAAAAAAGGAATTAAAATGCTTCTCCCACAGTATTCAAAAGCGGTGTATATTGATGGTGAAAAGGCAACCATAGGGGAATTATTCACCAATCTGATAGACAACGCCATTAAATATACCGGAAGAGGGGAAACGGTTAAAACCAACGTCTTGGAAAATGAGGACCGGGTGACCATTGAAGTGATTGATACGGGAATTGGAATTCCGAACCCCGAGTTGAAAAACATTTTTGAGCGATTTTACCGAATTGATCCGGCTCGAGGAAAAGAAACATTGGACGATTTTTCAAATGGGCATGGGTTTGGCTTGGGATTAAGTATTGCCAAAGAAATCATTGAAAACCATGGAGGGAAAATTGAAGTAGAAAGCCAATTTGGAGTAGGAACCACATTTCGCGTTTCCCTTAAGAAATGGAAGGATTAA
- a CDS encoding winged helix-turn-helix domain-containing protein, whose product MLTYALDGEEGLYMAQEGSYDGIILDILLPKINGLNILKTLREKGISTPVIMLTAKDSIPDKITGLDSGADDYLSKPFEFGELLARLRALIRRKFSEKRPRLKVLDLELNPSQKEVVRAEKSIPLTAKEFTLLEFLVYNKNRVITQTEIIDHIYNDTFDLDSNVFDVFINNLRKKIDKGFPVKLIHTIRGTGYMLRDPDV is encoded by the coding sequence GTGTTGACCTATGCTTTAGATGGCGAAGAAGGGTTATATATGGCCCAGGAGGGTTCCTATGATGGAATAATTTTGGATATTCTCCTGCCTAAAATAAATGGGCTCAATATCCTCAAAACCTTGAGGGAAAAGGGGATTTCAACACCGGTCATCATGCTTACAGCCAAAGATTCTATCCCTGATAAAATTACTGGACTGGATTCCGGGGCCGATGATTATCTCAGCAAACCCTTTGAGTTTGGGGAACTTCTCGCCCGCCTTCGGGCTTTAATCAGAAGAAAATTTTCGGAAAAACGCCCCCGCCTCAAAGTCCTTGACCTTGAATTAAACCCTTCCCAAAAGGAGGTCGTCCGGGCAGAAAAATCGATTCCTTTGACGGCAAAGGAATTTACCCTTTTGGAATTCTTGGTATACAACAAAAACCGCGTGATTACCCAAACCGAGATCATTGACCATATCTACAACGATACCTTTGACTTGGATAGCAATGTATTCGATGTATTTATAAATAATTTAAGGAAAAAAATTGATAAAGGTTTTCCGGTTAAACTGATTCACACCATCAGAGGAACGGGGTATATGCTAAGGGACCCGGATGTTTAA
- a CDS encoding DUF5666 domain-containing protein produces the protein MAYSKKVKTMGLIGLLLGMIFVISACGSGGTSDGVSGSGTLFITDNLNDDYNQVIVTLYKVELERSADQARVTVFDDPQGITYDVHELDGILKRLPNASIPTDSYNRVLITLGQEIILVDKTGTVPNPNPLLAQNGWTICNNSQCVIDISGQLDVSEGQRVGLDFDLKQFTYDPSTNSVTAWIVSDHDGSGHTDYVEEKEDHFDLKGVVQSVQNGQFDLTVLKAEHFSLGTNLITVAVNNQTAYTCDEDDDLGTCKIVAFSNLQPGMRVEVYGNWDGSMFQATRVEGDHDMDIIAFCQQEGRSMADFSGFTLKKELEGSFSYQVNQADSVIEVQGQHILLANETQIKTESGDIEKRICSDQIPATAQKIDLEFFEAKDGMGNRVLIAKKVEFKV, from the coding sequence ATGGCATATTCAAAAAAGGTAAAAACAATGGGGCTCATTGGATTACTGTTGGGAATGATTTTTGTAATTTCTGCCTGTGGAAGTGGAGGAACATCTGATGGGGTTTCAGGAAGTGGTACCCTTTTTATTACCGATAACCTCAACGATGATTACAACCAGGTGATTGTGACCCTTTATAAAGTCGAGCTGGAGCGATCCGCAGATCAGGCACGGGTAACGGTTTTTGATGATCCTCAAGGAATCACTTACGACGTTCATGAGCTGGACGGAATTCTCAAACGGCTCCCCAATGCCTCTATTCCCACCGACAGCTACAATAGGGTCCTTATCACCCTGGGACAAGAGATTATTCTGGTGGATAAAACGGGAACAGTGCCGAATCCCAATCCCCTTCTGGCCCAAAACGGATGGACCATCTGCAACAACAGTCAATGCGTAATAGATATTTCGGGTCAACTGGATGTTTCGGAGGGACAGCGGGTGGGATTGGATTTTGATCTGAAACAATTTACTTATGATCCTTCAACGAATTCGGTCACCGCATGGATCGTTTCGGATCATGACGGATCAGGGCATACCGATTACGTAGAAGAGAAGGAGGATCACTTCGATCTGAAAGGGGTGGTTCAATCCGTTCAAAATGGCCAATTTGATTTAACGGTCCTGAAGGCAGAACATTTTTCCCTTGGGACAAACCTTATCACGGTGGCAGTCAACAATCAAACCGCCTACACCTGTGATGAGGATGATGATCTGGGAACCTGCAAAATTGTTGCCTTCTCCAATCTTCAACCCGGAATGAGGGTAGAAGTCTATGGAAATTGGGATGGTTCGATGTTTCAAGCCACACGTGTTGAAGGGGACCATGATATGGATATTATTGCTTTCTGTCAGCAGGAGGGAAGGTCCATGGCCGATTTTTCCGGGTTCACTCTGAAAAAAGAATTGGAAGGCTCATTCTCTTATCAGGTTAATCAGGCCGATTCTGTTATAGAAGTACAGGGTCAACATATTCTTCTCGCCAATGAAACCCAAATCAAAACGGAATCTGGTGACATCGAGAAAAGAATCTGTTCCGACCAAATCCCCGCAACCGCTCAAAAAATCGACCTGGAATTTTTTGAGGCAAAGGATGGGATGGGAAATAGGGTCCTCATTGCCAAAAAGGTGGAGTTTAAAGTTTAA
- a CDS encoding DUF2892 domain-containing protein, protein MWSNVGLNERIIRILSSGAILGIGIFIEFDKNWTIATYTIGFFFLFSGIIGYGPVWKVLGVKCSSPPVSKKD, encoded by the coding sequence ATGTGGAGCAATGTTGGATTAAATGAACGAATCATAAGAATATTATCCAGTGGGGCAATATTAGGGATAGGAATTTTTATTGAGTTTGACAAAAACTGGACCATCGCGACCTACACCATAGGCTTCTTTTTTCTTTTTTCCGGCATTATCGGTTATGGTCCGGTTTGGAAGGTATTGGGCGTTAAATGTTCTTCGCCACCGGTTTCAAAAAAGGATTAG